One region of Diabrotica undecimpunctata isolate CICGRU chromosome 6, icDiaUnde3, whole genome shotgun sequence genomic DNA includes:
- the LOC140444373 gene encoding uncharacterized protein, whose product MEQILEKLEKIDERNVRIESKIDKMQVDLDKLNKENEQLKADNKAMRTKITEQEVRIEILERQARRKNIVIQGVEENQTESEQETINKIKGIMKKIGVQTNLDEELVEMRRIGRQGDPQNVPRPIILEMKKEATRMEILKAAKNLRGTKIYINEDFPKKILQERKHLLQLMKMVRQEGHTAALKYNKLWINGEPFSLEQLEGIDVNYWKKPEEKKGNARTINDRSPISDNIDPRGKLMKMASKN is encoded by the coding sequence ATGGAGCAGATACTagaaaaattagagaaaatcGACGAAAGAAATGTAAGAATCGAAAGCAAAATAGATAAAATGCAAGTAGACTtggataaattaaataaagaaaacgaACAGTTAAAGGCAGATAACAAAGCAATGAGAACTAAAATCACAGAACAAGAAGTTAGAATCGAAATACTGGAAAGACAAGCTAGAAGAAAAAACATAGTAATACAGGGGGTCGAAGAAAATCAAACAGAAAGCGAACAAGAGACGATAAATAAGATAAAGGGGATAATGAAAAAAATCGGCGTACAAACAAACCTAGATGAAGAACTCGTAGAGATGAGAAGAATAGGCAGACAAGGTGATCCCCAAAATGTACCCAGACCCAtcatattagaaatgaaaaaggaAGCTACGAGAATGGAAATTCTGAAGGCTGCTAAAAACCTAAGAGGaactaaaatatatatcaatGAGGACTTCCCGAAGAAAATACTACAAGAAAGGAAGCATCTTCTTCAGCTCATGAAAATGGTACGTCAGGAAGGACACACAGCcgcattaaaatacaacaaattatggATAAATGGTGAACCGTTCTCACTGGAGCAACTAGAAGGCATAGATGTAAATTATTGGAAGAAACCTGAAGAGAAGAAGGGTAACGCTAGGACAATAAATGACAGATCTCCCATATCTGATAATATAGATCCAAGAGGAAAATTGATGAAAATGGCgtcaaaaaactaa